In the Microtus pennsylvanicus isolate mMicPen1 chromosome 6, mMicPen1.hap1, whole genome shotgun sequence genome, one interval contains:
- the Tubb3 gene encoding tubulin beta-3 chain gives MREIVHIQAGQCGNQIGAKFWEVISDEHGIDPSGNYVGDSDLQLERISVYYNEASSHKYVPRAILVDLEPGTMDSVRSGAFGHLFRPDNFIFGQSGAGNNWAKGHYTEGAELVDSVLDVVRKECENCDCLQGFQLTHSLGGGTGSGMGTLLISKVREEYPDRIMNTFSVVPSPKVSDTVVEPYNATLSIHQLVENTDETYCIDNEALYDICFRTLKLATPTYGDLNHLVSATMSGVTTSLRFPGQLNADLRKLAVNMVPFPRLHFFMPGFAPLTARGSQQYRALTVPELTQQMFDAKNMMAACDPRHGRYLTVATVFRGRMSMKEVDEQMLAIQSKNSSYFVEWIPNNVKVAVCDIPPRGLKMSSTFIGNSTAIQELFKRISEQFTAMFRRKAFLHWYTGEGMDEMEFTEAESNMNDLVSEYQQYQDATAEEEGEMYEDDDEESEAQGPK, from the exons ATGAGGGAGATCGTGCACATCCAGGCCGGCCAGTGCGGCAACCAGATAGGGGCCAAG TTCTGGGAGGTCATCAGTGATGAGCATGGCATAGACCCCAGTGGCAACTACGTGGGGGACTCTGACCTGCAGCTGGAGCGCATCAGTGTGTACTACAATGAGGCCTCCT CTCACAAGTATGTGCCCAGAGCCATTCTGGTGGACCTGGAACCTGGAACCATGGACAGTGTGCGGTCTGGAGCCTTTGGGCACCTCTTCAGGCCTGACAACTTTATCTTCG GTCAGAGTGGCGCTGGCAACAACTGGGCCAAAGGGCACTATACTGAGGGCGCAGAGTTGGTGGACTCAGTCCTGGATGTCGTGCGGAAGGAGTGTGAAAACTGCGACTGCCTGCAGGGCTTCCAGCTGACACACTCGCTGGGCGGGGGCACAGGCTCAGGCATGGGCACGCTGCTCATCAGCAAGGTGCGTGAGGAGTACCCCGACCGCATCATGAACACCTTCAGCGTGGTGCCCTCGCCCAAAGTGTCGGACACTGTGGTGGAGCCCTACAACGCCACCCTGTCCATCCACCAGCTGGTGGAGAACACGGATGAAACCTACTGTATCGACAATGAGGCCCTCTACGACATCTGCTTTCGCACCCTCAAGTTGGCCACACCCACCTACGGGGACCTCAACCACCTTGTGTCTGCTACCATGAGTGGAGTCACTACCTCCCTTCGATTCCCCGGTCAACTCAATGCTGACCTCCGCAAGCTGGCTGTCAATATGGTGCCCTTTCCCCGCCTGCACTTCTTCATGCCTGGCTTTGCCCCACTCACAGCCCGGGGCAGCCAGCAATACCGTGCCCTGACGGTACCTGAGCTCACCCAGCAGATGTTTGATGCCAAGAATATGATGGCTGCCTGTGACCCACGCCACGGCCGATACCTGACAGTGGCCACTGTCTTCCGTGGGCGCATGTCCATGAAGGAGGTGGATGAGCAGATGCTGGCCATCCAGAGTAAGAACAGCAGCTACTTCGTGGAGTGGATCCCCAACAACGTCAAGGTAGCTGTGTGCGATATCCCACCCCGCGGCCTCAAGATGTCATCCACCTTCATCGGCAACAGCACGGCCATCCAGGAGCTCTTCAAGCGCATCTCGGAGCAGTTCACAGCCATGTTCCGGCGCAAGGCCTTCCTGCACTGGTACACGGGCGAGGGCATGGATGAGATGGAGTTCACCGAGGCTGAGAGCAACATGAATGACCTGGTATCTGAGTACCAGCAGTACCAGGATGCCACAGCTGAGGAGGAGGGTGAAATGTATGAAGACGATGACGAGGAATCCGAAGCCCAGGGGCCCAAGTGA
- the Mc1r gene encoding melanocyte-stimulating hormone receptor, whose translation MPTQGPQKRLLGSLNSTSTATPHLGLATNQTGPWCLQVSIPDGLFLSLGLVSLVENVLVVVAITKNRNLHSPMYCFICCLALSDLMVGISIVLETAIILLLEAGALVTRAALVQQLDNVMDVLICGSMVSSLCFLGVIAIDRYISIFYALRYHSIVTLPRARRAIVGIWVASVSFSTLFITYYNHTAVLICLVTFFLAMLALMAILYVHMLTRACQHAQGIARLHKRQRSARQGFCLKGAATLTILLGIFFLCWGPFFLHLLLIVLCPQHPTCSCVFKNFNLFLVLIIFSSIVDPLIYAFRSQELRMTLREVLLCSW comes from the coding sequence ATGCCCACTCAGGGACCCCAGAAGAGGCTTCTGGGTTCTCTCAACTCCACCTCCACAGCCACCCCTCACCTTGGACTGGCCACCAACCAGACAGGGCCTTGGTGCCTGCAGGTGTCTATCCCAGATGGCCTCTTCCTCAGCCTGGGGCTGGTGAGTCTGGTGGAGAACGTGCTGGTCGTGGTAGCCATCACCAAAAACCGCAACCTGCACTCACCCATGTATTGCTTCATCTGCTGTCTGGCCCTGTCTGACCTGATGGTGGGTATAAGCATCGTGCTGGAGACGGCTATCATCCTGCTCCTGGAGGCGGGGGCCCTGGTGACCCGGGCTGCCTTGGTGCAGCAGCTGGACAATGTCATGGATGTGCTCAtctgtggctccatggtgtccaGCCTGTGCTTCCTCGGTGTCATCGCCATAGACCGCTACATCTCCATCTTCTACGCCCTGCGTTACCACAGCATTGTGACACTGCCCCGGGCACGACGGGCCATCGTGGGCATCTGGGTGGCCAGCGTCTCCTTCAGCACCCTCTTTATCACCTACTACAATCACACAGCCGTCCTCATCTGCCTTGTCACTTTCTTCCTCGCGATGCTGGCACTCATGGCCATTCTGTATGTCCACATGCTCACTCGAGCATGCCAGCATGCACAGGGGATCGCCCGGCTCCACAAGAGGCAGCGCTCCGCCCGCCAAGGCTTCTGCCTTAAGGGTGCCGCCACCCTCACTATCCTTCTGGGAATTTTCTTCCTATGCTGGGGCCCCTTCTTCCTGCATCTCTTACTCATCGTCCTCTGCCCTCAGCACCCCACCTGCAGCTGCGTCTTTAAGAACTTCAACCTCTTCCTCGTTCTCATCATCTTCAGCTCCATCGTTGACCCCCTCATCTATGCTTTTCGCAGTCAGGAGCTCCGCATGACACTCAGGGAGGTGCTGCTGTGCTCATGGTGA